One Myxococcales bacterium genomic region harbors:
- a CDS encoding DUF4287 domain-containing protein: protein MTKRRVNAPPPPKAGEKTKGPASYFPSIEKTYGKPIQHWLDLTVSLFDEHAHMPAVGALKSEHGLGHGHANAIVAYVKAALAE, encoded by the coding sequence ATGACGAAGCGCCGCGTGAACGCTCCCCCACCCCCGAAGGCCGGCGAGAAGACCAAGGGCCCAGCCTCGTACTTCCCGAGCATCGAGAAGACGTACGGCAAGCCGATCCAGCACTGGCTCGATCTCACGGTGAGCCTCTTCGACGAGCACGCGCACATGCCGGCCGTCGGGGCCCTGAAGTCGGAGCACGGGCTCGGGCACGGCCACGCGAACGCCATCGTCGCGTACGTGAAGGCCGCGCTCGCCGAGTGA
- a CDS encoding SH3 domain-containing protein yields the protein MRLALTALTTALVVVSLSSIGCSAEVTEDVADDSIAAAESSEEGLTGSQPVGTELVTTAAVNFRTGPSTSAEIIRVIPAGTRVASGSATPQNGFYGITTGGRTGWIHGAYLRSGTATGGTPDTTPPAGTISSRGQDQMRRIVPFADANHSGASRGRCFQYVWNYLWKSGYGDINEYNDAPDMGSAEARMFAEYMNRGTNAARWGLQRLPLTNPYDAPRGAVVVVAAGSPGTAHPTAGDIAIAAGGGRFINDGPNMGYGGSRDAFTRGGGRVLGIYVPR from the coding sequence ATGCGCCTCGCCCTCACCGCCCTCACCACCGCCCTCGTCGTCGTGTCCCTCTCTTCGATCGGCTGCTCGGCCGAGGTCACCGAAGACGTCGCGGACGACTCCATCGCCGCGGCCGAGTCCTCGGAGGAAGGCCTTACCGGAAGCCAGCCCGTCGGCACCGAGCTCGTCACGACCGCCGCGGTGAACTTCCGCACGGGGCCGAGCACGTCGGCCGAGATCATCCGCGTGATCCCCGCGGGTACCCGCGTCGCCTCCGGTTCGGCCACGCCACAAAACGGGTTCTACGGCATCACCACCGGCGGTCGCACGGGATGGATCCACGGCGCGTACCTGCGCTCCGGGACGGCCACGGGCGGCACGCCCGACACGACGCCCCCCGCGGGGACGATCTCGTCGCGAGGCCAAGATCAGATGCGTCGCATCGTGCCCTTTGCCGACGCGAACCACTCGGGAGCGTCGCGCGGCCGGTGTTTCCAGTACGTGTGGAACTACCTCTGGAAGTCCGGCTACGGCGACATCAACGAGTACAACGACGCGCCCGACATGGGCAGCGCCGAGGCGCGCATGTTCGCCGAGTACATGAACCGAGGGACGAACGCCGCGCGCTGGGGCCTCCAGCGCCTCCCGCTCACGAACCCGTACGACGCGCCTCGTGGCGCCGTGGTCGTCGTCGCCGCCGGCTCGCCGGGCACTGCGCACCCTACGGCGGGGGACATCGCGATCGCCGCGGGCGGCGGGCGCTTCATCAACGACGGCCCGAACATGGGCTACGGCGGGAGCCGCGACGCCTTCACGCGCGGTGGTGGCCGCGTGCTCGGCATCTACGTCCCGCGGTGA
- a CDS encoding LamG domain-containing protein, with translation MSPKPSRLAGAALVAGLALFGCASAFGVQEDADSGSPPVPSADATRDDAGAIPPPPPRDAGVDGALGRVTDGLVAFFGFREDAGTIVHDTAPEGGRLELVVARAPAPDGDGGVLPVPTSGPTVAWTSPGMSVVGRVVVASAQNASLIESRCNTTNELTVEAWIKPSSVTQGGPARIVTMSHTGVVRNRNFTLGQAGDSYVFRIRNEELDAGIVEVRSDGGAGLALTHVAVVVRANGSLTFWIDGTPTTSRLPAGAFSFQPFRLGLANEIDGFDAERLWRGDYRLVAIYCRALSEAEVRRNRELGPNP, from the coding sequence GTGTCCCCCAAGCCCTCCCGTCTGGCCGGCGCCGCGCTCGTGGCCGGCCTCGCCCTCTTCGGGTGCGCGTCGGCGTTCGGCGTCCAGGAAGACGCGGATTCGGGGTCTCCGCCCGTTCCCTCGGCAGACGCGACGCGAGACGACGCGGGCGCGATCCCTCCGCCTCCTCCTCGCGACGCAGGCGTCGACGGGGCTCTGGGTCGCGTCACCGACGGGCTCGTCGCGTTCTTCGGTTTCCGAGAGGACGCCGGCACGATCGTCCACGATACGGCCCCGGAGGGCGGGCGGCTCGAGCTCGTCGTCGCGCGCGCACCCGCTCCAGACGGCGACGGCGGTGTCCTCCCGGTCCCCACGTCGGGGCCGACCGTGGCGTGGACGTCGCCAGGGATGTCGGTGGTCGGCCGTGTGGTCGTCGCGTCAGCGCAAAACGCCTCCTTGATCGAGTCGAGGTGCAACACCACCAACGAGCTGACCGTCGAAGCGTGGATCAAGCCGTCCAGCGTGACCCAGGGGGGACCTGCGCGCATCGTGACCATGTCGCACACGGGGGTCGTCCGAAACCGGAACTTCACGCTCGGACAGGCCGGGGATAGCTACGTCTTCCGTATTCGGAACGAAGAGCTCGACGCAGGTATCGTCGAAGTGAGAAGCGACGGCGGCGCCGGATTGGCGCTCACCCACGTCGCGGTGGTCGTCCGCGCGAACGGCTCCCTCACGTTCTGGATCGACGGCACGCCCACGACCTCCCGCTTGCCTGCTGGCGCGTTCTCCTTTCAGCCCTTCCGCCTGGGGCTCGCGAACGAGATCGACGGCTTCGACGCCGAACGTCTCTGGCGCGGGGACTACCGCCTCGTCGCCATCTATTGCCGCGCCCTCTCCGAAGCCGAGGTCCGCCGAAACCGCGAGCTCGGCCCGAACCCCTGA
- a CDS encoding Uma2 family endonuclease: protein MSNAARLATYEDLLATPEGARVELLAGAIVTSPAPLPRHSNPQGSLRRFVGGPFHDDDGFGGPGGWWIFVEVDVRFTRHDVLRPDLAGWRRERLVSPDVRPIDVVPDWVCEILSPSTASRDRVYKRRLYAQCGVASYWVVDPDARTLETFTLRDGNWVDAGAFDDTAVARVAPFEAVELPVGRLFLPRPPGEDGAPEEVR, encoded by the coding sequence ATGTCGAACGCCGCGCGTCTCGCCACGTACGAGGATCTCCTCGCCACGCCCGAAGGCGCCCGGGTCGAGCTCTTGGCCGGCGCGATCGTCACGTCCCCCGCGCCGCTCCCGCGCCACTCGAACCCGCAAGGGAGCCTGCGTCGCTTCGTCGGCGGCCCGTTCCACGACGACGACGGCTTCGGCGGTCCGGGTGGCTGGTGGATCTTCGTCGAGGTCGACGTGCGCTTCACACGTCACGACGTGCTCCGGCCCGATCTCGCCGGGTGGAGGCGTGAGCGCCTCGTGAGCCCGGACGTGCGCCCGATCGACGTCGTCCCGGACTGGGTGTGCGAGATCCTCTCGCCGTCCACGGCGTCGCGCGACCGCGTGTACAAGCGGCGGCTCTACGCGCAGTGTGGCGTGGCGAGCTATTGGGTCGTCGACCCGGACGCCCGGACGCTCGAGACCTTCACGCTGCGCGATGGGAATTGGGTCGATGCGGGCGCCTTCGACGACACGGCGGTCGCGCGCGTCGCCCCGTTCGAGGCCGTCGAGCTGCCCGTGGGGAGGCTCTTCTTGCCGCGCCCCCCGGGCGAAGACGGGGCGCCCGAAGAAGTACGGTAA
- a CDS encoding serine/threonine protein kinase, translating to MAPSAHVADVERRGVPETGRLGRYTLLAPVARGGMGTIWAARDGVARPLVAVKTLHAEGANDAALRTMFLDEARVATAVRHPNVCHVVEAGEDRGTLYLAMEWIEGDALHTIVAKGMHLPERGAFPEEMALRVVRRLARALAAAHALRDAQGQPLGLVHRDVSPHNVLLSVDGQVKLIDFGIAKTRQRLSQTTRSGVIKGKLKYMAPEQVDGGDVDLRADVWALGAVLYFLVSGEELFEDLSEADVVRTLVMREPLREPTRPFAPDIGTIVRRALAFERDERFSSMEEVESAIDTCLTQRRCSLEDTVDARALAAFCVGRIGAEVAARKIEVDRAVTAIAGKERQKTRVWPLVASASLVVAFGAVATLVGRERLASQVATEPLPTPTLAAIPSASAAPISAPAPRASEVAVVEPGPAPSSSTVTVNSPKKQGKVTAGKAPPKKPSSEFDHHD from the coding sequence GTGGCCCCCTCGGCGCACGTCGCGGACGTCGAGCGACGAGGTGTCCCGGAGACGGGGCGCCTCGGGCGCTACACGTTGCTCGCCCCGGTCGCGCGCGGAGGGATGGGGACCATCTGGGCGGCGCGTGACGGCGTCGCTCGCCCCCTCGTCGCGGTGAAGACCTTGCACGCGGAGGGCGCGAACGACGCGGCGCTGCGCACCATGTTCCTCGACGAAGCGCGCGTCGCGACGGCCGTGCGTCACCCGAACGTGTGCCACGTCGTGGAGGCCGGGGAGGATCGCGGCACGCTCTACCTCGCGATGGAGTGGATCGAGGGCGACGCGCTGCACACCATCGTCGCCAAGGGGATGCACCTGCCCGAGCGTGGAGCGTTCCCCGAGGAGATGGCCCTCCGCGTGGTACGGCGCCTCGCCCGCGCGCTCGCCGCGGCCCACGCGCTCCGGGACGCGCAGGGCCAGCCTCTCGGCCTCGTGCACCGCGACGTCTCGCCCCACAACGTGCTCCTCTCCGTCGACGGCCAGGTCAAGCTCATCGACTTCGGGATCGCCAAGACACGCCAGAGGCTCTCGCAGACGACCCGCTCCGGTGTGATCAAGGGGAAGCTCAAATACATGGCCCCCGAGCAGGTCGACGGAGGGGACGTCGACCTCCGCGCCGACGTGTGGGCGCTCGGGGCGGTCCTGTACTTTCTCGTCTCGGGAGAGGAGCTCTTCGAGGACCTCTCCGAAGCGGACGTCGTACGCACGCTCGTGATGCGCGAGCCGCTACGGGAGCCGACCCGCCCGTTCGCGCCCGACATCGGCACGATCGTGCGCCGCGCGCTCGCGTTCGAACGAGACGAGCGCTTCTCGAGCATGGAAGAGGTCGAGTCCGCCATCGATACGTGCCTCACGCAGAGGCGGTGCTCGCTCGAGGACACCGTCGACGCGCGCGCCCTCGCCGCCTTCTGCGTCGGACGGATCGGCGCGGAGGTCGCCGCGCGAAAGATCGAGGTCGATCGCGCCGTGACGGCGATCGCGGGCAAGGAACGGCAAAAAACGCGGGTGTGGCCGCTCGTCGCGTCGGCGAGCCTCGTGGTCGCGTTCGGGGCCGTGGCCACGCTCGTCGGGCGTGAGCGCCTCGCGTCCCAGGTCGCGACCGAGCCTCTCCCCACTCCGACGCTCGCGGCGATCCCTTCCGCCTCGGCGGCGCCGATCTCGGCCCCGGCCCCACGCGCGTCCGAGGTCGCCGTCGTCGAACCCGGGCCCGCCCCGTCGAGCTCTACGGTCACCGTCAACAGTCCGAAAAAACAGGGAAAAGTGACCGCCGGCAAAGCCCCCCCCAAGAAGCCCTCGAGCGAGTTCGACCACCACGACTGA
- a CDS encoding DUF1877 family protein — MGVLTTIYSVPVPLMKKIKADHDNLGFLFGVEESGGDAWKCETFECDKGFEERIGILGENGYPKTKEALDLESADEEDPSYDGYDVRVVSPATVKKIAKEIASATAAELTKKGLANGTTDYYGKPIPAEAYAYYVGDIEEMKAFFAKAAAAGNWLVIGAA; from the coding sequence ATGGGCGTTCTGACCACGATCTACTCGGTTCCTGTCCCTCTGATGAAGAAGATCAAGGCCGACCACGACAACCTTGGATTCCTATTCGGCGTCGAAGAAAGCGGGGGAGATGCCTGGAAGTGCGAGACCTTCGAATGCGACAAGGGCTTCGAAGAGCGCATCGGCATCTTGGGTGAAAATGGCTATCCGAAGACCAAGGAAGCCCTCGACCTCGAGAGTGCGGACGAAGAAGATCCGAGCTACGACGGCTACGACGTTCGGGTGGTATCGCCAGCGACCGTGAAGAAGATCGCGAAAGAGATCGCGAGCGCCACGGCCGCCGAGCTCACGAAGAAGGGGCTCGCGAACGGGACGACCGACTATTACGGCAAGCCCATTCCCGCCGAGGCGTACGCCTACTACGTGGGTGACATCGAAGAGATGAAGGCATTCTTCGCCAAAGCAGCCGCGGCAGGGAACTGGCTCGTCATCGGAGCCGCGTAG
- a CDS encoding WHG domain-containing protein — protein sequence MFQPDAAVRRVYEALAEGRLARDELTARKLASFLGQSTMVVYHHFDSLDGLLIRVDGLGWSALLERLEQTVCDGGRGESLALAYLDFAFSRPHLYYVMTAHPFDRDALRAAGRLRRAEDLWRRFGALVARLGARSPEVDTRVLFAGLHGLVSLHVGGRAELARGGADGAREATLTAAKRLASAIFPAPEKHRTTSRRRAEG from the coding sequence ATGTTCCAGCCCGACGCGGCCGTACGGAGGGTGTACGAGGCCCTTGCCGAAGGGCGGCTCGCGCGCGATGAGCTCACGGCCCGCAAGCTCGCGAGCTTCCTCGGTCAGAGCACGATGGTCGTGTACCACCACTTCGACTCGCTCGACGGTCTGCTCATTCGCGTCGACGGGCTCGGTTGGAGCGCGCTCCTCGAACGCCTCGAGCAGACGGTCTGCGACGGTGGTCGAGGAGAGTCCCTCGCGCTGGCCTACCTCGACTTCGCGTTCTCTCGGCCTCACCTCTACTACGTGATGACCGCCCACCCCTTCGACCGAGACGCGCTCCGCGCGGCAGGGCGGCTGCGAAGAGCCGAGGACCTGTGGCGACGGTTCGGCGCGTTGGTCGCACGGCTCGGCGCACGCTCACCCGAGGTCGACACGCGGGTGCTCTTCGCAGGCCTTCATGGCCTCGTCTCCCTGCACGTCGGCGGCCGCGCAGAGCTCGCGCGAGGGGGTGCGGACGGCGCACGGGAGGCTACCCTGACGGCGGCGAAGCGGCTCGCTTCGGCCATTTTCCCGGCTCCGGAGAAGCATCGAACGACTTCGCGCCGCAGAGCCGAGGGATAG
- a CDS encoding WGR domain-containing protein has product MAKDVTYLELSEGTSHKFYEVTVEGAELTIRYGRIGDAGQSSTSTLASPEKARAEADKKIAEKRKKGYEAAEKGVRQKRAVTKRSDVIAAAAKKKPRSAKTKQAPLLWKFGTGRSALGIFVDAERLWVGNENGEVYALDHELAVHQKHKLPDGVKCIVADEGFLYAGCDDGNVYDLSGKVARVAYTIAEDVDLYWMDIHDGVLAVSDALGNVTTVDHEDESRWAKKSKGDKGWMVRCDEIGVYHGHSKGVTMYDRDSGDALWSRPTVGWIGFGWQEESLLFASTAEGKVHKFTKRGDVREVYDCDAYLCSCASSPDGEYVFAGDQYGSIYCFASGGERLWKLDSGCGAAQSMQYFEEKLYVVTHLGFLGCIDASERAILAAKEGTVPTAKEIAAPSVAASEVGAVETTKKAGTGVVLECFESGGKLRVRVVSEGYDPTWNCQFPKALREPGARYVVEAVHPSKSGGFYRAFGDIKKLVER; this is encoded by the coding sequence ATGGCGAAAGACGTCACCTACCTCGAGCTGTCCGAAGGTACCTCTCACAAGTTCTACGAGGTGACGGTGGAGGGCGCTGAGCTCACCATCCGTTACGGGCGCATCGGTGACGCAGGACAGTCGTCGACCTCGACGCTCGCGAGCCCGGAGAAGGCGCGCGCCGAGGCCGACAAGAAGATCGCGGAGAAACGGAAGAAGGGCTACGAGGCCGCCGAGAAGGGCGTTCGGCAGAAGCGCGCCGTGACGAAGCGCAGTGACGTGATCGCCGCCGCCGCCAAGAAGAAGCCGCGCTCCGCGAAGACGAAGCAGGCGCCCCTCCTCTGGAAATTCGGGACCGGTCGGAGCGCGCTCGGCATCTTCGTCGACGCCGAGCGCCTGTGGGTCGGCAACGAGAACGGGGAGGTCTACGCGCTCGACCACGAGCTCGCGGTGCACCAGAAACACAAGCTCCCCGACGGGGTGAAGTGCATCGTGGCCGACGAGGGGTTCCTCTACGCCGGCTGCGACGACGGCAACGTGTACGACCTCTCGGGCAAGGTGGCGCGCGTCGCGTACACCATCGCGGAGGACGTCGATCTCTACTGGATGGACATCCACGACGGCGTGCTCGCCGTTTCCGACGCGCTCGGCAACGTGACGACCGTCGACCACGAGGACGAGTCGCGCTGGGCGAAGAAGAGCAAAGGCGACAAGGGCTGGATGGTGCGCTGCGACGAGATCGGCGTCTACCACGGGCACTCCAAGGGCGTGACCATGTACGACCGCGACTCGGGCGACGCGCTCTGGTCGCGCCCGACCGTCGGCTGGATCGGCTTCGGCTGGCAGGAAGAGTCCCTCCTCTTCGCGTCCACGGCCGAGGGAAAGGTCCACAAGTTCACGAAGAGAGGGGACGTGCGCGAGGTCTACGACTGCGACGCGTACCTGTGCAGCTGCGCCTCGAGCCCCGACGGGGAGTACGTGTTCGCCGGCGATCAATACGGGAGCATCTACTGCTTCGCGTCCGGCGGTGAGCGCCTCTGGAAGCTCGACTCGGGCTGCGGCGCCGCGCAGTCGATGCAGTACTTCGAGGAGAAGCTCTACGTCGTCACGCACCTCGGCTTCTTGGGCTGCATCGACGCGAGCGAGCGCGCGATCCTCGCCGCGAAGGAGGGCACCGTCCCTACCGCGAAGGAGATCGCGGCACCGTCCGTCGCGGCCTCCGAGGTGGGCGCGGTCGAGACCACGAAGAAGGCCGGCACGGGTGTCGTGCTCGAGTGCTTCGAGAGCGGCGGCAAGCTTCGTGTCCGCGTCGTCTCCGAGGGGTACGACCCCACGTGGAACTGCCAGTTCCCGAAGGCGCTCCGCGAGCCGGGCGCGAGGTACGTGGTCGAGGCCGTGCACCCCTCCAAGAGCGGTGGGTTCTACCGGGCCTTCGGCGACATCAAGAAGCTCGTCGAGCGCTGA
- a CDS encoding DUF4105 domain-containing protein, producing MRPLLRALLSSWLVVVCLAALSRDARAETAIDLYTVGPGSYLYSAYGHSILCARDASAKPAEGKGKCYDYGVADKPDELYAFWGSVRGRAIFVPISLDDRALVAFFTDQGRAMERQVLPLSADEASALAASLEHDVTSRFAYAYHPYTANCASLLRDRIDEATHGRLRPGLSQPGAATFRQRMEVGLSGRAFELAALSFILGPMSERAPNGWEAMFTPEGLRDGVAERLGVKAEPLAERQAYILPTSVTAGRLLIFLVAGALFAGVRFGARKNRLGVAIKVVGIVLGLLAFLVDATALLSTWPELSRNWCLVVLLPTDLALGFMSPRWLVPYLKARLGMVVALAALEVVSVVGQPVLPQVVLVALPLAAIFFALRATEKAPSPKAEPSAA from the coding sequence GTGCGACCGCTCCTCCGCGCCCTCCTCTCCTCGTGGCTCGTCGTCGTCTGCCTCGCGGCGCTCTCCCGAGACGCGCGCGCCGAGACGGCGATCGATCTCTACACCGTGGGGCCGGGCAGCTACCTCTACTCGGCGTACGGGCACTCGATCCTCTGCGCGCGCGATGCCTCGGCGAAGCCCGCCGAAGGCAAAGGCAAGTGCTACGACTACGGCGTCGCCGACAAACCGGACGAGCTCTACGCCTTCTGGGGCTCGGTGCGCGGGCGCGCCATCTTCGTCCCGATCTCGCTCGACGATCGCGCGCTCGTCGCGTTCTTCACCGATCAGGGGCGAGCCATGGAGCGGCAGGTGCTCCCCCTCTCGGCCGACGAGGCCTCGGCGCTCGCGGCGAGCCTCGAGCACGACGTCACCTCGCGCTTCGCGTACGCCTACCACCCGTACACCGCGAACTGCGCTTCGTTGCTCCGCGATCGCATCGACGAGGCCACCCACGGCCGCCTCCGCCCGGGCCTCTCTCAGCCCGGAGCCGCCACGTTTCGTCAGCGCATGGAGGTCGGCCTCTCGGGGCGCGCGTTCGAGCTCGCGGCCCTCTCGTTCATCCTCGGGCCCATGAGCGAACGCGCCCCGAACGGGTGGGAGGCCATGTTCACCCCCGAGGGTCTCCGTGATGGTGTGGCCGAGCGTCTCGGAGTGAAGGCCGAGCCGCTCGCCGAGCGCCAAGCCTACATTTTACCGACCTCGGTCACTGCGGGCAGGCTGCTCATCTTCCTCGTGGCCGGCGCGCTCTTCGCCGGGGTCCGCTTCGGCGCGCGCAAGAACCGCCTCGGCGTGGCGATCAAGGTCGTGGGCATCGTGCTCGGCCTGCTCGCCTTCCTCGTCGACGCGACGGCCCTCCTGTCCACGTGGCCGGAGCTGTCCCGCAACTGGTGCCTCGTCGTGCTGCTCCCGACGGACCTCGCGCTCGGCTTCATGAGCCCGCGTTGGCTCGTGCCGTACCTCAAGGCACGGCTCGGCATGGTGGTCGCGCTCGCGGCGCTCGAGGTCGTCTCGGTCGTGGGTCAGCCCGTGCTCCCGCAGGTCGTGCTCGTGGCTCTCCCCCTCGCGGCCATCTTCTTCGCCCTCCGCGCCACCGAGAAGGCCCCGAGCCCGAAGGCCGAACCGAGCGCGGCGTAG
- a CDS encoding sigma 54-dependent Fis family transcriptional regulator: protein MSTDDATRERSPSLPPSAPSRQTYALVVAEGPDKGQRFFFDDTLPPRVLLGTSPLCELRLQDREVSRRHLAFSVDAAGVMSVEDLGSTNGTTVAGVRVLRAFVRGGQEIVVGQTRLRVVQVPVTASEKTPSPEVDRFGRVLGVSTMMRRLYPVLERAASSNEPVLLEGETGTGKELVAESLHEAGPRRAGPFVVVDCTTLRGEDASLVLFGKDGQRGAFAEADGGTLLLDEVADLVPEAQALILGALARGEVRAAGEARARKVDVRVISTSRRDVDRDVQDGRFRADLLFRVAVLRIELLPLRARRDDVVFLAEHFYRAQGGEGPLPEDLVQGLSMPSDWPGNVRELENLVARRLALGGVRTSLRGTEKTGPIVDPIEAVLAQDLSFPEARERVQAEFERRYVERILAAHGGNVARAAAASGIARRYFQIIKARQKG, encoded by the coding sequence ATGAGCACCGACGACGCGACCCGAGAACGAAGCCCGAGCCTGCCCCCGTCCGCGCCCTCGCGGCAGACGTATGCCCTCGTCGTCGCGGAGGGGCCCGACAAGGGCCAGAGGTTCTTCTTCGACGATACGCTCCCGCCGCGCGTCCTCCTCGGCACGAGCCCGCTCTGCGAGCTCCGCCTCCAGGACCGCGAGGTCTCGCGCCGCCACCTCGCGTTCAGCGTCGACGCCGCGGGGGTCATGTCCGTCGAGGACCTCGGCTCGACGAACGGCACCACGGTGGCAGGTGTCCGCGTGCTCCGCGCGTTCGTGCGAGGTGGGCAGGAGATCGTCGTCGGTCAGACGAGGCTGAGGGTCGTGCAAGTGCCCGTAACTGCGAGTGAAAAAACGCCATCGCCCGAGGTCGACAGGTTCGGGCGGGTGCTCGGCGTGAGCACGATGATGCGCCGCCTCTACCCGGTGCTCGAGCGCGCGGCGTCGTCGAACGAGCCCGTGCTGCTCGAGGGTGAGACCGGCACGGGCAAGGAGCTCGTGGCCGAGTCGCTCCACGAGGCCGGGCCGCGGCGCGCGGGCCCCTTCGTCGTAGTCGACTGCACGACGCTGCGAGGAGAGGACGCGAGCCTCGTGCTCTTCGGCAAGGACGGTCAGCGCGGTGCCTTCGCCGAGGCCGATGGAGGCACCCTCCTGCTCGACGAGGTCGCCGATCTCGTGCCCGAGGCGCAGGCGCTCATTCTCGGGGCGCTCGCGCGTGGCGAGGTTCGCGCCGCTGGCGAGGCGCGCGCGCGAAAGGTCGACGTGCGTGTCATCTCGACCTCGCGACGGGACGTGGACCGTGACGTCCAAGACGGGCGCTTTCGGGCCGATCTGCTCTTTCGCGTCGCGGTGCTCCGGATCGAGCTATTGCCCCTCCGCGCGAGGAGGGACGACGTGGTGTTCCTGGCCGAGCACTTCTACCGCGCGCAGGGCGGTGAGGGACCTCTCCCGGAGGACCTCGTCCAGGGCCTCTCGATGCCCTCGGACTGGCCGGGCAACGTGCGTGAGCTCGAGAACCTCGTCGCGCGGCGGCTCGCCCTCGGCGGCGTCCGGACGAGCCTCCGGGGCACGGAGAAGACCGGTCCTATCGTCGATCCGATCGAGGCGGTGCTCGCGCAGGATCTCTCCTTCCCCGAGGCGCGTGAGCGCGTGCAGGCCGAGTTCGAGCGGCGCTACGTCGAGCGCATCCTCGCCGCTCACGGCGGCAACGTCGCGCGAGCGGCGGCCGCGAGTGGGATCGCGCGCCGCTATTTCCAGATCATCAAGGCGCGCCAGAAGGGGTAG
- a CDS encoding tetratricopeptide repeat protein: MMRRSHKTFVLLAGLLALVGTASPARAQSATSTAEALFQAGRALFDEGKTDEACKKLAEAQRLEPGGGTLLLLGICHEKQGKVASAEAELRSALVIARRDRRNDREKLAQRHLDAVAGRAPKVRFVVVSDAKDLRVRIDDGETLSREVLGVDVPVDPGRHVVRVEAGGHLPATVELVAPARPETVEVVLPRLELAPAPQPATPPVAPSEPGRGRRVAAFVTGGASLVALGVGAGFGVRAMSLAGDVRDACDPSSCGDPRAFATNDDAKVAANVANVAIGVGIAAGIAAIVLFVTAPDAPRPPPSAHLRGLHLDF, translated from the coding sequence ATGATGCGCCGGTCTCACAAGACGTTCGTCCTGCTCGCGGGGCTCTTGGCGCTCGTAGGTACGGCGTCGCCCGCGCGCGCCCAGAGCGCGACGTCGACCGCCGAGGCGCTCTTCCAGGCTGGTCGCGCGCTCTTCGACGAGGGCAAGACGGATGAAGCGTGCAAGAAGCTCGCGGAGGCGCAGCGCCTCGAGCCCGGTGGTGGGACGCTCCTCCTCCTCGGGATCTGCCACGAGAAGCAGGGGAAGGTCGCGAGCGCCGAGGCCGAGCTACGGTCGGCGCTCGTCATCGCCCGTCGAGACCGTCGAAACGACCGCGAGAAGCTCGCGCAGCGACACCTCGACGCCGTCGCCGGTCGTGCCCCCAAGGTCCGCTTCGTCGTCGTGTCCGACGCGAAGGATCTCCGCGTGCGCATCGACGACGGAGAGACTCTCTCGCGCGAGGTGCTCGGCGTGGACGTCCCTGTCGATCCGGGTCGGCACGTCGTGCGCGTCGAAGCCGGGGGCCACTTACCTGCCACCGTGGAGCTCGTCGCGCCGGCCCGGCCCGAGACCGTCGAGGTGGTCCTCCCGCGACTCGAGCTCGCCCCCGCGCCGCAGCCCGCGACCCCTCCTGTGGCCCCGTCGGAGCCGGGCAGGGGTCGGCGCGTGGCGGCGTTCGTGACGGGCGGCGCGTCGCTCGTCGCGCTGGGGGTCGGGGCGGGCTTCGGTGTGCGCGCCATGTCTCTCGCGGGGGACGTGCGTGACGCGTGCGATCCGTCGAGCTGCGGCGACCCTCGTGCTTTCGCGACCAACGACGACGCGAAGGTCGCGGCCAACGTGGCGAACGTCGCCATCGGGGTCGGGATCGCGGCCGGGATCGCGGCGATCGTCCTCTTCGTGACCGCGCCGGATGCGCCGAGGCCCCCGCCGAGCGCTCACCTCCGAGGCCTCCACCTCGACTTCTGA